A stretch of Triticum aestivum cultivar Chinese Spring chromosome 1D, IWGSC CS RefSeq v2.1, whole genome shotgun sequence DNA encodes these proteins:
- the LOC123181812 gene encoding uncharacterized protein, producing MGCGGSKEDVATGNTTANGAGRGGKLFRRKSTMSASHRSSHASSPSSSDDSSVVVKEPAASEPKTDVVEVASDEKPAAVVEDKEEEVVVAKKDVTRDELSAMVDEAAQPPLKEEDELLKSTMADEAPVVEEAKVDEAKEAVVALVKEETIPEETKEEETSPASTNERGTTRTNLNLASTIVI from the coding sequence ATGGGTTGCGGTGGCTCCAAGGAGGACGTGGCCACCGGCAACACCACCGCCAACGGCGCCGGGCGCGGCGGCAAGCTCTTCCGGAGGAAGTCCACCATGTCCGCCAGCCACCGCTCTTCCcacgcctcctccccctcctcgtccgaCGACTCCTCCGTCGTCGTCAAGGAGCCGGCGGCCAGCGAGCCCAAGACCGACGTCGTCGAGGTGGCGTCGGACGAGAAGCCCGCCGCCGTCGTCGAGGATAAGgaagaggaggtggtggtggccaaGAAGGATGTCACCCGCGACGAACTTTCTGCCATGGTGGACGAGGCGGCGCAACCTCCTTTGAAGGAGGAGGACGAGTTGCTGAAATCCACCATGGCCGATGAGGCGCCGGTGGTGGAGGAGGCTAAGGTTGATGAGGCGAAGGAAGCAGTAGTAGCACTCGTCAAGGAGGAGACCATACCCGAGGAGACCAAGGAGGAAGAGACGTCTCCTGCTTCCACAAATGAGCGTGGTACGACTCGCACTAATTTGAATTTAGCATCTACAATCGTGATTTAA